The sequence TTGTTTCAATAAGGTTTTATAATTAAAATGCAATACAACTAGATTTATATGTACATCACCATGAGCTTTAAAAGCAGACTGGTTCCCTTGAAGAGAAAAGACCATCTGCTAGTAGGTTAGAATAACCACAAGTCCATCTCCTCTTTCATCACCCATTAAGTGATCATTTAAGAGCTACTCTCTTTGCAGTGTTATGTAGGATGTTATGAACCTATCTGACAAATTTGCATCACCGCGacaatgttttctgttgtcttttacaAAAGTGTGGGCACTCGAATATACATGATACAATAACTGATGATACAATAAACTTAAGTtaattttatatactttttCAATTTACTTCATCGTGGCGCCACCTTCTGGATTTAGTTTGTTCAAACCTACAGTGGGCTGCAAAGTTTGAGCCCAGATTAGATACCAATTAGGTAGtgaacacacatttatttacagatAAATGTGAAGTAAACCTGTAGGACACTGATTCTGTTCCTCTTTCCAAATCACATCCCGattatttttaaactaaacaaaaattTATTGCCAaacctcatgtttttttttttttatatagttttattcatattttccattttattggTCCAAACATTTTCCCTGAATTCAAAACTTTAGTTCACAACATTCACTataagcagcagaaacaagaagagagctgctgtgctgttatTCACTTGCACAGCCTTCAGCTATTATAAAATGAAAGTGATTGAATTACTCGTGAATACTTGATAGCTGAAATGTTCTACACGTTGAGTCTTGGATGATTTACAGGTCGCGACGCTGAAATACGCAAATCAGAGGAAGGAAACACAAACGTCTTAAGAAAAAACGACCTTTATTGAAGACATTCTTGAATGTCGACAGCTGCATTTGATATTAGAGTGGTATTCAAAGAATAAAAAGACATTGggacatcacataaaaaaatattttttaaaataaagaaaaatacactaCCAACTCATAAATCTCATTTTTGAGTTGTAACACCTACAAGACTAGTTACTGTCATACTGATTTGCAGTCCTAAATTGTTACATAATATGGCAAGGATAAAGAACTACCACTAGAAAATTGCAAACTTAAGATATGTAGTGTTAACTttacaaaaaaaggagaataaCACTGTACatcttaaaaacattaaatatacacATGTTCTTGTTCAGTCTGACTTCTGTTTCAGGATGGTGAATTGAGTATAATAGGGTTATATGGCATAAACAAAACTTCAGGTCCCACCCTTATGCAATCtactcatcatcttcatcctcttcttcttcctcctcctctccctcatcttcatcctcttcctcatcttcgTCGTCATCCGCGGTAGCTGCAGATTCTGAATCCACTTTTCCCTTTGTGCGGTAGGCGACGATATCCTGTGGGAAGCACAACAAATGCGTTTTAAGTGCTACATGGAAACCTATTTTTTATGcttcaaagtgaaataaaaccaaatcagacaataaattttcacaaaaacaagtcAAGCTTATTTACTTTGTCGTATTTCTCCTTCAGCTTGGCAGCCTTCCTCTCATACGGCTGCTTGTCCTCTGCAGATGAACTGTTCCACATTTCTCCCAGCTTCTTTGCTGTGTCCCCAATGGACAGTCCAGGATTCTCACCTTTTACCTTGGGGCGGAAGTCAGCACAGAACAGGAAGAATGCAGACCTGTGGGGAAAATGTGTCATAGACCACTTTGAAATTACTGtcagaaacaaaataattaataataacttAATGTGGAGTTGATTATGGTACATACGGTGGTCTCTTGGGGGCATTGGGGTCCTTAAATCGCTTCTTCTTATGGCCCTTGGGGGGAATGTAATTTTTCATCTCCCTCTCATAACGCACCTTGTCTTGTTTGGCCATATCTTCAAATTTGCCTTTCTCTTTTGGTGACATTGTCTTTGGGAAAACACAACCGATTGTAAACAATACTGAACAAGTACATAGCTtgagaaaaaggacaaaaaatgtATGTTGATATTAATCTATATTACCTTCCAACGTTCAGAACATTTCTTGGAGAACTCTGCAAAGTTGACAGATGCATCAGGATGCTTCTTCTTGTGCTCCTCTCGGCATGTTTGCACAAAGTAGGCATATGAGGACATTTTGCCTCTAGGCTTCCTTGGATCCTTAACCATCTTGGATTActggatggagaggaaaaaaaaaataaaacaataaaataatatatatatatatatatatatgcacatatgtACGTTTTGATAGAAATGTATCTAGGTCTACTGATGTAAATATCTTAATATCCCCAACTGTCTGCCTCTTGCTTTGTGAGTTCCATCTATTGTTTAATTCGGgtggtgggaggagggaggctgggATGACTGATAATCCATTGTATGTAGAGGCCAATATGATGCTTCTTTTAATACTAACGGTAACACGTTAGTTAAGTGGTACCTTGTTCACTGCATCCATTCACAGTGATAAGATACAAACCAAGTGAAAAACATATAACTGTGCTATATTGTGTAGTGACATTAGCCCATTGGTTTCTATCTAGCCGGCTCAGGGTCGTAATATAGATGACTACATTAGCATTAGCTTCCACTGCCTCTGATGGTTGGCAAACAGTTAGCCATTATGACTACGCTCTTGCTTTGTGTCCTCTTGATTTTCCCGTTAGCCTTTTAGCTAGGCTAGGCTAGCTGGTTTTAGCTAGCTGGAATGCCACAGTGCTAATTTCACGATGGCGATTATTAAAAATGGCTGATTAGATTGCTAGATTGCTAACAATGGCTAGCGGAGTGCTTCCACACACTACCAGTTCTTTTACATTAAATGACCACGTATGTAACTGGGCCCGTCTGGATAATTCATGATTCAGATTATTAGATCTGAAGTCTCAGTAAAACTGATGATGGTCTCGTTCCGCCTGCATCACCTCTGTCTCAGCACCAGCTAGCAGTAACCTGCGTTCACCTTCTCGCAAGCGCTAGCTTTTATGATAGCAACACGGTCAATTCCAACAGCCACCATTGTCAGGTTAACATAGAAGGCTATAGGAGTTAGCCCGTCGTTGTTCGCTGGTAATACATGAACGGACGTTGCGCTAACCCGACCGCATTATTTAACTTGCTCGCTGGGGATCTATGCGTTGttctaattattatttaagGCCGCAGATAATTTCAGTGTTGGGTAACGTTAACTACGTGTCTAAGTTAGCAAGACAGTGTTAAACACCAGCAGGACCTTGATGCTGTGTTAGCATCCTATACAGCTCAGTCATGCATCTAAACATGTACAACGCCAACGTATGCTAAGCAAACCTTATCGCAAAGTACAGTTTCATTCATAACAGGCACATACTAGTCGCCTTTTTGGCGAGTTAACATTTTGGGATCCTTACCCCTACAACTCTGCAAGAGGCCAGCTGTACGTCGGTACGTCTCAAACAATGGGACAAGAAGCACCGTCAGTGCGCGGTCTTTTTGCTGTGAGGATCCCTCTGTGTTTATCCCGTGTGCTGCGCTCTGGCTGTCGGACATTGGCTGCTGTCAACTCCTTGGAGTATCTTATTGGACACTCTGTGTCTCAGTCATGCATGTTGTACAGTTGGTTGTGCAAGACACGACAGGGCGATGGCGCTAAATTTGAATAACAAACAGTCAGGATAGGAAGTGCAGAATCGCGGCGTGGAATAACAACACATATCCTTTACTTACTTGTACTTAAGTAGAAATAATACTtaagtgtgaaattactcaatTAAGTAGATATGCATTACAAACGGACTAACCATTAAAGACGTGTTCAGTTGTTATTGTTGTCTATATATGGTCTTATACTGGATTTTCCTTCTCTTAATTGTATCTTGTATCTATAAAAACCCTGGCCTACATAATTCGAAAATATTGAGATCATAAATTGTATCAAAATATTCCATATTTTGTATAagttataaatattaaaatacagtattttctaAGAAACGTGAGTTGAATATTATAGTATAGAATGAAATTACTTGAGCAAATGTACTTATATTTGCCTACTTACTGTCACTAACAGACATGAATGCAACATCGTCTGGCAATATtgaatttttaatgaaacatcTCCCCAGCAGAGCAGCTCACGGTGGCTATTCAATTCAAATGTTGTAGGTCTCCATAACCACAGCACATAGAAACATCCCGCAGGCATAAGCTTTGTCTCTGTGCGGACTGATAcccaaaagcaaaatgttttactgGTTACAAGCACAGGCTCAAATTATAGATACACTTATGCTTTCAGCAAGACATGCATGAAGTGAACTTTCTTCAGGAAATGGAAAGGTTTTCATTACATGGCAAACGGCTATAAGAGAGGGGACAAAAGCAGTCAACAATGGCAACCAAAGGTAAAGTTAAACCAAGGGTATGTAAAGATTGAAATAAGAAACTTGTTTCCtaagttaaatgtttttaattggaTAAAGCATGTTATATTTGAATTTACTGTAATagctttcatttttctcattgtgTTGTATAATTAGGTTTTGTGAAACACTGTGGTTAATTATGCTGTATATTTTTAGTTAGTTGGAATAATTTCACAGCATTTGGATAGTTGCAGTCGTGTTTCTTTTGTAATTACTTCTTTAGTTAtacttgaaaatgtcacattgtaTTTCCCTTACAATGCCTACCAGTCTCTTTTTAGTTTCGACCTGCTGTTGTGAATGCAGGTGTTAGCAAAGGAAGCAAAAAAGTTTTGTTATACTAGCATTATCACTGGGAAATACATTAACCAGCTTTAGCTTAAATTATTATTTGCTCAATTGACTcgaatgtttatttttcttccttttatttcgTTGTTTGCCCCCTACTTCTGAGACTGACATGCTTGACCGTAAGAGGGAGATTCTTTGTGAGATCTGAGCGCTTACTGTTTTGCAGTGTCTGaagtagtttaaaaaaatatttaaagagaAAGTGCAGTCTGTTTATTTCCTGTAGCCTGGAGTGACTGATGCTATGCAGAAGAATTCGGGGTTGTAATCTAATGGCAAGCCTGCATTTTTGTGTAGAGGCCAAATCGTGGTGGGATCCATATGAAACATCTAATAGAAGGCAATTCATCTATCGGCCAGTCTCAGCTGCAGAGAATCTGATGTAAGTTCTATTTATGAGCCCCTGATTAGCaaaatttgtgtatttgtttgtgtgggttGGTGTGTACTTATATGTCTGTGTTGATGCATATGTAGGTGCCCGACGTCATCTTCATTTACAGACTCCTATTCACAGTCACGACCTTTTGGTTCAACTGTGTACAGTAAGGATTTTTGCTGGAAGCCAGCCTGTAAACCTGAATACATTCGCACAGGAACAGCCTCAGGGCAGAGGAGAAACAACCCGCATCCCAGTCAGGTTGGTATTTAGGCTGTGTTAGACTCAATTTTACGTTCATACTTTAATGCCATGCATGACCTCTCACAGTGTATCGTGACCTTTAAGTCGAGCTGTTTTTCCAAAGTCTTTCTTGATGTGGAGGCTGCCGAGGAACGTAGCACAAAACTCTGAGTATGTGGACTCCCCTTGGAAATGTCCTCCATCTGAGGGGGAGATCCGTAAGGCCTTGACAGCACAGTACCGCTCCACCTACAGATGTGACTTCATGAGTATGCCTCAAGGTAAGACAAGTCTGTTCGTTCAGTCTCGCGTTTGTGAAAGCATGTCAGAACAACTGAACTCATGACATCCAAGCATGCAGGCATGTCTGAATCAAACAATCACTGTAACCTCTCAAGCTTATTTTAGTGGAACTTGCTTGACAGGATATGATCATAGTAATAGTGCAGAAAGAAGACTTGCACCTAAGCACAGCAGGTGTGGAGTGCCAGTCTCTACCGACACAGAGATGAGGGACAACTACCGCCCGCCAAAGCAAAAACCTGAACTGCTGCACTACAGCTACAACACGGATCCGAAGGTGGTCTGCCGTGGTATAGGTACTGTCTGCTAAAGGAAATAGTGTTGCAAACCCAGTCAAGAGCGCTTACAATTTTCCAAGCcaaatgatttatttactgttattattattatctcatatttatttaatgtttctaATTTAATGTTTCTATTCTATCTAAtctatttgttgttttctttgttttagttcCGACTGTTGTACAGAGGCACATCCGCACTAGGCAGAAAAAATCAGATTTGACAAGCTACGACAGGTTTTGTGGAAAGAGAGACACGTGTGTGCTAAAGTCGCTGCTGCcccaggagctgcagcagttgTGCCGAATTTTACCTGAGGAGGGTTAGAATCAGCTTGTGCCTTTGAATGCGTGGCATTTGAACTGTTTTTCTtactgattttgattctgacaGACAGGTAATAGGtgaatttctgtcttttggCTTTGCAGAAAAGGAGACGGTAAAAACTGTTTTGAGTAAACATGCTCATCCAAACAACGTGGAGAAAGTGAATAAACTTCCAGAAGTTGTGCTTAACTCCTGCTCACCAGAGTGGACGTCAAGCTGGCCGGGACCTCTCTGAacctttttgttcttgtttatctgtgtttgcatcttgatgtaattattttgatggtaaaggtaaaaatatacagtaaataaaatatggtacaatgcaaatttaaaaatgtcttgcAGAATTCATTTACTTGCTGAAGATATgaacagtgtatgtgtgtgtggaatttTTGTGTGTTGCGATAATTAAACATCTCTGCGTGGTGATATGATATTTGTTTGCcgtcatgtttttttctgctatCTGATATTATGAAGTCTGTTTGCAGCTTTgataatgagacaaaataaaacttgagtttaattgatttcattttatttgtcgTTCTCTTTGTGAAATGCTGTTATCCAAGTCTATCCAAGAATATGAATTCTATTTTCGTCTAATGAATTCATCCACTCGGTTACAATGCAAGTCTAAAGATTTGATAATACTTGTAATCAAATTTTTGACTGAAAATTGCtaaaaaagtcatttaattAAAGCACAATGTGAACAGTGCAATGTGTTGTTATGAATTAGTCTTAAGACTTGGCAAAGCCCTTTCTGCCTTCCAGTCTTGTCTTTAGTTTTGTAGTCTCAGTTGTCACTCTTGGTTTCTTGGTTACCGTGGGGCCACCTGCTCTGCTCAGGTGTAATGTTAGAGTGAGTGTCAGGTAGGCCAGTGTGAGATCTGTCTGATTAATATCTGTTTTGGAGATCAGACTGAGTAACTGTGCGGCACTAAGGTCTGCTTTTCACAACACATACGCCATTAAGACACACCATCTAATGAGGATGCCACTGAGAAAAAGGATTCGCTCTTCTTCAGCCACAGGGAGATTAGAAACCAGACATGTGACCAGGTAATCTGTTGTTTATTTACTCTCTTTACTACGGTTGTGAATCTCTCATttttgttgagtctcattcctGTTCATTTCAACCTTTATCTTAATTCTCTATTGTTTACACCAAGGACATGGGACAATGGGGCCGTGGTTGAGGCCTTGTTTCTCTGTCATGTTTTGAAAGGTTTACTGTTGTCATGGTGCTTGAGTTACCATCTGTGGCAGCACTGAGCAGTTTACCATGTAATACAGGACATCTGCTCACCTGCTATGTTTAATAATATTCTGGAGATTAAATAGATTTATGTGCACTCTCTacattcactttctttttgttgcaAAGATAACAATATTGGCTATCCAGagtgaaagataaaataatGTTCTTCTCATGCACTTTTAATGAGGGTCAAAGTAATATTAATATCAATGTTCTATAAAGAACAGTGCATGCATTTAATCAGGATAACACCTCAAATCCTCCAGCATCCTGTCTGGACTTGGCAGTAGAGAGGACGGGATGAGAAACAGCTCAGAGCCAGGTAGTCGAGGTGAGAAAGTCAGCAACGACTTTGCAGCACCAAGACGAGTGGGTGTCAGTAAGGACAGGCAAGAACAGCCTGAATGGTTGGTTCGAGAGCTGCTGAAACAGAACAGGCGAAGACATTCTGTCACACTTGGAGATCAGGCTCAAGTCATGAGGAGACAACATCTCATCACTGACTCAACACAGCTCTGCAGCTTTCAGGTACAGTTTTTCAAACATTAATCTGAAAAATATATCACACAGTAAATATGACCTATCTGAATTACTCAGCCCCTGAAAAGCGGCACtcacaattattattattatttcaatgCCCTGAGAATTAGAATTCAAACTTTTTTACTGGTGTTGCGTCTAGCCTCAAGGTGTCACCAGAGTGTTACACTGCTGCACTTGCCAGTTTATAGGCTTGTCTCAAAGTGCTTAAACTAAACTACAGCTGAGCCATATCTCACCAGCAGCAGAATGACTGTGAGGTAATGCCAAAAATGCCATTTTAAATCAAGATGATGATCAATTTACTTGCAGTCTGACAGCACGTCAGGCAGAACAATCTGTCCCGGAGCCCAGGATGGCTGTGTCTCAGgccaaagtaaaaacaaacatagcCCAGTTGCTGAGCCAACTACTTTAAAGGACCCCTGTAAATTCAGATTTAAGCTTTCAAGCTGACACGAATGATGGAATGATGTCTGGTGCAAATGCACCGGCCGAAGTTTGTGGGTTTTAATTGCAAATGTCAGTCACACTCTTGAGCTTAATGCAATGAGCAACGTGCCATCACAGATTAGGTGGAACAGGCTCAAGAGTTCAAAGTTATGCAGCTCTAATAATGGGATTTGGAAAGCAGTGGAGGTTATGCGAACACTTTTAGTACTTCCTGCATCCCTCTCACTGATTAAACAATTATCTCAACATTTCAGGAGATACCATAGGGAAACCTCAACCCTAGTTATATCCTTGAGGAATTTAGCTGTTTATCCTTGTTATTTATTAATGATAGATCAAAGACTGTCAAGGATTGTGGAGCCGTTGCTAGGAAACCATGAAAAATTGAGGAGAGGCCATTAAAACAGAGAGCATGGCCTGTCATCTGGACTCGTGCAAGCATTTTTAGAGACACATCATGGATGGTAGTGGCCATTACAGATCATGATTAATACTCAGAGGTGGCTCCTTAATCATGTGCGTTGGTAATTAAATAGTTGTCAGTGAATAAGTACACTGTTCATATTTCCTCTCTGACCTTGGTTTGTATTTTTAGCGCTGCGACTTTATGAACTGTCTGGTGAGTGGATTTTGAGtggtataaaaaaaagaaagtgggaGTTTCTGCAAGTGAAACAGGTTTTATTGTGCATTATGCTCCTTTATAATATTCACAATCAACCAGCATGCCATTAATTGGTTAATTGGTTTATGTCACAAAATATAATGtcaccttttcctctctccaaCAAGATTGATGAGACGATATCACTCGACAGCCTCCAGAAACTGAAAATAGCATTTGAGGTACTGTATAACGTGTCACTtaaaaaaccacacaaacagtCTGGTCGCTCTCTCTGGAAGATTTgactgtatttttctttgtaaaggAATTTGAAATGGGCAGCTTGAGATCCACTGATGTGAAGAATTTTGGACGTATCGTGAAGAAATGTTTGCCTGAGACAGTAAGACCATGTGACACTTCATATTTTACTCTCTCTCAGATTCTCTCAtgtctctgttctctgtgtctCGCTTCTTTGCTATTAAGGACAAGCCTTTGCAATTACTTAACTGATTTACAAAAAGTCTCATTGtgctttattctttttttttctttgaatttcaCAGAGCAATGCACAAATTCAAGGGTTATTTAAGAAGATTGATTATTCAGGCCAAGGAAGGATTTCATGGGTGAGTTGAAATTCATATTTGTTTCTTATGGACCATGCAGGCTTTTTATTCAGTGTACCTTCCCATGCAAGCTAACCAGTAAtgtgcaataaaatatttagGCCACTATGATATATGATTATTTCAGCAACTGAAATTCAATTAGGATTTGTGGAGCAAGTGTAACTGAACACAAAGATGTGGATTAAATCAGGTTTTCTAGCGCCAAGTTGACTCCACATTAACTAATTAATCTTGTGCTCTTTCAAAGGCGCTGGTAATAACCATCACTGGTATTGACTCTTGATGGTGGACgtaatttttaaaatctggttGGATATTTAGTCGATTTTTACAGGCTGTATggattttaatgatgaaaaattGCCCTGCTTTTACGTTTGTGACAAAGTCATTAGAGGATAGAGTcaacaaattttaaaattgcACTCAAATGCAGATAAATATACAGGCCAGATAACCTGGACATTAACAATTCTAACACTAAATAATATGTTGTAGGGTGACTTCTGCACATACATGCTGCAGGAGTacaaagagaggcaggaaaCAGCAAGACGCAGCAAGCAGGTGGCTTTCACTCTGCCAGCCGTGATGAAGACGTTGTGTCATGGCGTTCCCATCATCAACGTACATTCAACCCATGATGGTACCATCGTCTCAGTGAGAGAGGACGGGCTTGTTTGCTACTGGAGCCCTGAACTTAAACCACTGAAGACCAAAcacatgtttgtatgttttaatttttgaacATTTACCTAAATACTTTgctatttacatttatttattttatctattattaaataaaacaaataaatgttataaatgtaaatattagaatttattttattagatttGTGCAAAGCCTGAGTggaaagagtggaagctgttatagctgcaagaatgcagtgtcatttaAATCCCTGTCGGTGTAATGGTCAATTGTTCCAATATTtctgtctatataatgtatcaGTAATTTCATAAAATAACTAGGGTATATAGCAgttttgttggggactattaTTAATGGCTGATTAGTGCGCACTTGTTAGTAACAGCAGGAGCATACACCTGGAAATGGAGTGTATTTATATAGCGCTTTATAAGCAGAATTCCCCCATTAACACAGCTGTGGCAGAGGCTACCATGCCAGGCACATGGTAGGTGTTCATGTGAACACTAATGAAAGAGCCATCAGCCGGAGTCTAGAGTTCAGTATCTTTCCCTGACCTTCTGTTGGGTGGATGACGAGACACACGGCCACATGTGACAGGGGCTCAAAATAACTCACGGTGTAGTGAAGGAACATATCAGCCAGTGCTCACTGATGTGTATTTAATAGTTTCAGGACAACAATGGAGGTACATGCATGAACGAAATAAGATACCAGTATATCAGGTTTAGGCTACAAAGTCTCAGCCTGTTCCAATCCTTTGCTGTTGTCCAcgtgtgtgtgaggtgtttATGTTATATTTGCATTCCTCTGTATATATAGCAAGGACAAAATATCATGTAAACTTTACATTATATTCAATATATGACAAAATTATCTTCACAGGTATTTATTTCAGGTCTACTCTGTTGGACTGCTTGAATTTATACAGCTGTTATTTACCTCCTGTAGTTTCTCATATACTGAATGTGTTgaaaattttcctttttttcagaATGAAGGACctacaaacaggaagtcaaagtgGGCAAGTGATTTTACCGTGATGACAGAGTACAACAAACTGATTATTGGAACAGGGTAATATGATagaaagtttttttaaaaaatgacttgaagACTAAATTATTGACTGAGTATATTGAATACTGTCTTCAACTGCAGGTCTCAGGCTGTTTTCGCTTTCTTTattgtgcatgtctttgtgatCTCGCAGCGACAGAGAGATTCAACTTTATGACCTTTCTACTCTGGAGCCTTACTGCCAGATCAGTGCGCTGGACACGGTGCCATTGACTTTAGACTACAGGTGAGCAACAAAGCTGCATGTTAACACGTCTTTCAGGCATCACAATACGTTCCAACACGTGATGGTTTGTGTCTTTCCTCATAGCTACACTGGCCTTGACAAATGCTGTATTCTGTATGGAGACACTGAGGTATGACCTTTTGTTCAAATCTGATCCAATTAccgaacaaaaaaaaaatgctatttgATTAATACCAGCAAAttcttatgtttgtgtttcagg comes from Scatophagus argus isolate fScaArg1 chromosome 5, fScaArg1.pri, whole genome shotgun sequence and encodes:
- the hmgb1b gene encoding high mobility group protein B1b, yielding MVKDPRKPRGKMSSYAYFVQTCREEHKKKHPDASVNFAEFSKKCSERWKTMSPKEKGKFEDMAKQDKVRYEREMKNYIPPKGHKKKRFKDPNAPKRPPSAFFLFCADFRPKVKGENPGLSIGDTAKKLGEMWNSSSAEDKQPYERKAAKLKEKYDKDIVAYRTKGKVDSESAATADDDEDEEEDEDEGEEEEEEEDEDDE
- the LOC124058989 gene encoding testis-expressed protein 26-like isoform X2: MATKEAKSWWDPYETSNRRQFIYRPVSAAENLMCPTSSSFTDSYSQSRPFGSTVYSKDFCWKPACKPEYIRTGTASGQRRNNPHPSQSFLMWRLPRNVAQNSEYVDSPWKCPPSEGEIRKALTAQYRSTYRCDFMSMPQGYDHSNSAERRLAPKHSRCGVPVSTDTEMRDNYRPPKQKPELLHYSYNTDPKVVCRGIVPTVVQRHIRTRQKKSDLTSYDRFCGKRDTCVLKSLLPQELQQLCRILPEEEKETVKTVLSKHAHPNNVEKVNKLPEVVLNSCSPEWTSSWPGPL
- the LOC124058989 gene encoding testis-expressed protein 26-like isoform X1 yields the protein MLCRRIRGCNLMASLHFCVEAKSWWDPYETSNRRQFIYRPVSAAENLMCPTSSSFTDSYSQSRPFGSTVYSKDFCWKPACKPEYIRTGTASGQRRNNPHPSQSFLMWRLPRNVAQNSEYVDSPWKCPPSEGEIRKALTAQYRSTYRCDFMSMPQGYDHSNSAERRLAPKHSRCGVPVSTDTEMRDNYRPPKQKPELLHYSYNTDPKVVCRGIVPTVVQRHIRTRQKKSDLTSYDRFCGKRDTCVLKSLLPQELQQLCRILPEEEKETVKTVLSKHAHPNNVEKVNKLPEVVLNSCSPEWTSSWPGPL